In Meiothermus ruber DSM 1279, the following proteins share a genomic window:
- a CDS encoding sugar ABC transporter permease: protein MAAILRYLGWALFGLLVAWVLFVYFPGLLARIQPNTPPGFIRVENGWVYALGGLLVAVGLIVLYAWLATLVSNRRAQRKRSFWPLVGQGLTHLFMFLVLVFAYYPVLQILAASFDPRNTLYRILPPASDNLLVRARVVPDFSQLSWENYAKLFDGFILYPYQAFLLVVAALCLLLVLVLAAYRRLIGDTDSDSSLGKLQGHSLAAFAILSFILVIFLSPEQFTGQGTEAKFVLWVRNTLFVSGITGILAVLLTATAGYAFARFNFPGRYPMLLVFIFIQMFPGFLGLVATYVLISNLGLLNTFTGLVLAYSGGIISFGTWVYKGFLESISKSLEEAALIDGASKWQVFTKILMPLSAPMFVFIFLLQFVGTYSEFIVANLFLTGVDSWTVGMGLRNFTTGQFSTRWGLFAAASVLGSLPILLTFYGFQRYFVSGYTAGSVKE, encoded by the coding sequence ATGGCCGCCATTTTGCGCTACCTCGGTTGGGCCCTGTTTGGGCTGCTGGTGGCCTGGGTGCTTTTTGTTTACTTCCCTGGCCTGCTGGCCCGCATCCAGCCCAACACCCCCCCGGGCTTCATTCGCGTTGAGAACGGCTGGGTCTATGCCCTGGGCGGTCTTTTGGTGGCCGTGGGCCTGATTGTGCTGTACGCCTGGCTGGCCACCCTGGTGTCCAACCGGCGGGCCCAGCGCAAGCGCAGTTTCTGGCCGCTGGTGGGGCAGGGGCTTACGCACCTGTTCATGTTCCTGGTGCTGGTATTTGCCTACTACCCGGTGCTGCAGATTCTGGCGGCTTCGTTTGACCCCCGCAACACCCTTTACCGCATCCTGCCCCCCGCCAGCGACAACCTGCTGGTGCGGGCTCGAGTGGTACCGGACTTTTCCCAGCTGAGCTGGGAAAACTACGCCAAGCTGTTCGATGGTTTTATTCTCTACCCCTACCAGGCTTTTTTGCTCGTGGTCGCGGCGCTGTGCTTGTTGTTGGTGCTGGTGCTGGCCGCCTACCGCCGCCTTATCGGCGATACCGATAGCGACAGCAGCCTGGGGAAGCTGCAGGGGCACAGCCTGGCGGCTTTTGCTATCCTGAGCTTCATCCTGGTCATTTTCCTTTCCCCTGAGCAGTTCACCGGCCAGGGCACCGAGGCCAAATTCGTGCTCTGGGTGCGCAATACCCTGTTTGTCTCGGGCATTACCGGCATCCTGGCAGTGCTGCTCACGGCCACGGCGGGTTACGCCTTCGCCCGCTTCAACTTTCCGGGCCGTTACCCCATGCTACTGGTCTTTATTTTCATCCAGATGTTCCCCGGTTTCTTGGGGCTGGTAGCCACCTACGTTTTGATCTCCAACCTGGGCCTGCTGAACACCTTTACCGGCCTGGTGCTGGCCTACTCGGGCGGGATTATCAGCTTCGGCACCTGGGTGTATAAGGGGTTTTTGGAGAGCATCTCCAAAAGCCTGGAGGAAGCCGCCCTGATCGACGGGGCCAGCAAGTGGCAGGTGTTTACCAAAATCCTGATGCCGCTTTCGGCCCCCATGTTCGTGTTCATCTTCTTGTTGCAGTTTGTGGGTACTTACTCAGAGTTCATCGTGGCCAACCTGTTCCTCACCGGTGTGGACTCCTGGACGGTGGGGATGGGTCTGCGCAACTTCACCACCGGGCAGTTCTCCACCCGTTGGGGGCTGTTTGCGGCGGCCTCGGTGCTGGGTTCGCTGCCCATCTTGCTGACCTTCTACGGCTTCCAGCGCTACTTTGTTTCGGGGTATACCGCAGGCTCGGTGAAAGAATGA
- a CDS encoding ABC transporter permease subunit gives MHRSPPGARGFLIAIGLLGGALTVAALAGLLLFWALQAAFPRPVEEGYPGYLILIFGALVLIPILVVLGRRVPYLTDWYYLLPAITFLLAFTVFPIILTTYYAFTDYTGLRNGKPDRSTETAIVRVEGRQLFVEGNAHDLLRCDEPDCAGQALEITTRTQRARVRVEQASGNTITLTAPPPFAPTLVYKINEFRFIGFRNFVEIFSRAGTVLIPVLVWNIIFAAGAVVVGAIPGLILGLMLNNKNLALRGFYRTALIISWAIPVVISVQIFTAMLNVQFGPINRLLGLLGAYPIPWLTDPEWFKVSALLICLWLSFPYWMTATLGALSTIPDDVYEAAKIDGANGFQTLTGITLPLLRQPFIPLLLGSFAYNFNNFGLIYLMGPQPGVEGRPSTAQAGDILITWAYKTAFQADGGQAYGLGGAISILIFFLTMAISLINFRFTGALREVR, from the coding sequence TAGAAGAAGGTTATCCGGGCTACCTGATCCTGATTTTTGGCGCGCTCGTCCTGATTCCCATTCTGGTTGTACTGGGGCGCAGGGTGCCCTACCTCACCGACTGGTACTACCTGCTTCCAGCCATCACGTTCTTGCTAGCGTTCACGGTATTTCCCATCATCCTGACCACTTATTACGCTTTTACCGATTACACCGGCCTGCGCAACGGCAAACCCGACCGCTCCACCGAAACCGCCATCGTGCGGGTAGAGGGGCGGCAGTTATTCGTGGAGGGCAATGCCCACGACCTCTTGCGCTGCGATGAGCCCGACTGTGCCGGCCAGGCCCTGGAGATCACCACCCGCACCCAACGGGCCCGTGTCCGGGTCGAGCAGGCCAGCGGCAATACCATCACCCTCACCGCACCCCCACCCTTCGCACCCACCCTGGTCTACAAGATCAACGAGTTCCGGTTCATCGGCTTCCGCAACTTTGTGGAAATCTTCAGCCGGGCTGGTACGGTGCTGATTCCCGTGCTGGTCTGGAACATCATTTTTGCGGCGGGGGCGGTGGTGGTGGGGGCCATCCCCGGGCTCATCCTGGGCCTGATGCTCAACAACAAGAACCTGGCCTTGCGGGGTTTTTATCGCACGGCCCTGATTATCTCCTGGGCCATCCCGGTGGTGATCAGCGTGCAGATTTTTACCGCGATGCTCAACGTGCAGTTTGGCCCCATCAACCGCCTGTTGGGGTTGCTGGGCGCTTACCCCATTCCCTGGCTGACCGACCCCGAGTGGTTCAAGGTATCGGCCCTGCTGATCTGTCTATGGTTGAGCTTCCCTTACTGGATGACGGCTACCCTGGGCGCGCTCTCCACCATCCCGGATGACGTCTATGAAGCAGCTAAAATTGACGGGGCCAACGGTTTTCAGACCCTCACCGGCATCACCCTGCCCCTGTTGCGTCAGCCTTTTATTCCGTTGCTGCTGGGCTCTTTTGCCTATAACTTTAACAACTTCGGCCTGATCTACCTGATGGGCCCCCAGCCAGGGGTTGAGGGGCGGCCTTCCACTGCCCAGGCTGGCGATATCCTGATCACCTGGGCCTATAAAACCGCCTTCCAGGCCGATGGAGGACAGGCGTATGGCCTGGGTGGGGCCATCTCCATCCTGATTTTCTTCCTTACCATGGCGATTAGCCTGATCAACTTCCGCTTTACCGGGGCTTTGCGGGAGGTGCGCTGA